The Neoarius graeffei isolate fNeoGra1 chromosome 10, fNeoGra1.pri, whole genome shotgun sequence genome has a segment encoding these proteins:
- the LOC132892692 gene encoding class II histocompatibility antigen, B-L beta chain-like, which translates to MSELLRILLLLLPAILHTANGHSETTEVWCFWSSDGLSDMEFILSYTFNKIKYIEFNSTLGKYVGYTAHGIYNAERFNNDTAMLQARKAAVESFCKPNAQIYYSAVLSKAVEPRVKVTLVKKSDGTHPARLMCSAYSFYPPKIEVTWLRNGKEIEGDVTYTEEMADGDWYYQIHSHLEYMPESGEEISCVVQHASFQKPMVYKWDPSMSEPDKSKIAIGASGLVLGIVLSAAGFIYYRKKCSGQWRIAGNLQTETTDPGADINTGII; encoded by the exons ATGTCGGAGCTGCTGAGAATACTGCTCCTCTTACTGCCTGCCATCCTGCACACAGCAA ATGGGCATTCCGAGACAACGGAAGTTTGGTGCTTCTGGAGCTCTGATGGTCTCAGTGACATGGAGTTCATACTGTCTTACACCTTCAATAAGATCAAATACATAGAGTTTAACAGCACTCTGGGGAAGTATGTGGGATACACTGCACACGGCATCTATAACGCAGAGAGATTTAACAATGACACTGCAATGCTGCAAGCACGGAAAGCTGCTGTGGAAAGTTTCTGTAAGCCCAATGCTCAGATTTACTACAGCGCCGTCCTCAGTAAAGCAG TTGAGCCCCGGGTTAAGGTCACTTTGGTAAAGAAGTCAGATGGCACTCACCCAGCCAGGCTGATGTGCAGCGCTTACAGCTTTTACCCCCCAAAGATTGAGGTGACCTGGCTGAGAAACGGGAAAGAGATTGAGGGTGATGTGACGTACACTGAGGAGATGGCTGATGGAGACTGGTACTATCAGATCCACTCACATCTGGAGTACATGCCTGAATCTGGAGAGGAGATCTCCTGTGTGGTGCAACACGCCAGCTTCCAAAAGCCCATGGTCTATAAGTGGG ATCCCTCGATGTCTGAACCTGATAAGAGTAAGATTGCTATCGGGGCTTCAGGGCTGGTGTTGGGAATCGTGCTTTCAGCTGCTGGATTCATCTACTACAGGAAGAAATGCTCAGGTCAGTGGAGGATTGCAGGAAATCTACAAACAGAAAC GACGGATCCTGGTGCCGACATAAACACAGGCATCATTTGA
- the LOC132892774 gene encoding H-2 class II histocompatibility antigen, A-U alpha chain-like isoform X2, protein MKLFLIFFTLMCVRDTESQFKHHELHLIECSEKNKEFMLGSDGDEEFYADFEKKKGVIMLPPFADPIGYPGGYESAEANLAVCQNNLKLSIEDFKGQPEPQDAPQSSIYLKENIQLGSENMLICHFTRFFPPPVTVRWTKNSVDVTEQSTLSRYYPNKDKTYNQFSHLPFTPQEGDVYSCTVEHKALETPGTKTWEVDVELLSVGPSVVCGVGLAVGLLGVATGTFFLVKGNRCN, encoded by the exons atgaaattatttctcatCTTTTTCACACTAATGTGTGTGAGGGACACTGAATCACAGT TTAAACATCATGAACTGCATCTAATCGAATGTTCAGAGAAGAATAAGGAGTTTATGTTAGGGTCCGATGGAGATGAAGAGTTTTATGCAGATTTTGAGAAGAAGAAAGGAGTGATAATGCTGCCTCCCTTCGCTGATCCGATTGGGTACCCCGGAGGGTACGAGTCTGCTGAGGCTAACCTGGCTGTCTGCCAAAACAACTTAAAGCTGTCGATAGAGGACTTTAAAGGCCAGCCGGAGCCACAGG ATGCCCCACAAAGCTCCATCTATCTCAAAGAAAATATTCAGCTGGGTTCAGAGAACATGCTCATCTGCCACTTCACACGATTTTTCCCTCCACCTGTTACTGTACGCTGGACCAAAAACAGTGTGGATGTGACGGAACAATCCACACTCAGCCGCTATTACCCGAATAAGGACAAAACCTACAACCAGTTCTCCCACCTGCCCTTCACTCCACAGGAAGGAGACGTTTACAGCTGCACGGTGGAGCACAAGGCCCTGGAGACACCCGGCACCAAGACATGGG aggtggATGTTGAGCTTCTCAGTGTGGGTCCCTCTGTGGTCTGTGGAGTGGGTCTGGCTGTCGGACTGCTCGGAGTCGCTACTGGAACTTTCTTCCTTGTCAAAGGAAACAGATGTAACTGA
- the LOC132892774 gene encoding H-2 class II histocompatibility antigen, A-U alpha chain-like isoform X1, which produces MKLFLIFFTLMCVRDTESQCCCSLNVCVCVCVSPVKHHELHLIECSEKNKEFMLGSDGDEEFYADFEKKKGVIMLPPFADPIGYPGGYESAEANLAVCQNNLKLSIEDFKGQPEPQDAPQSSIYLKENIQLGSENMLICHFTRFFPPPVTVRWTKNSVDVTEQSTLSRYYPNKDKTYNQFSHLPFTPQEGDVYSCTVEHKALETPGTKTWEVDVELLSVGPSVVCGVGLAVGLLGVATGTFFLVKGNRCN; this is translated from the exons atgaaattatttctcatCTTTTTCACACTAATGTGTGTGAGGGACACTGAATCACAGT GCTGCTGCAgtttgaacgtgtgtgtgtgtgtgtgtgtttctccagTTAAACATCATGAACTGCATCTAATCGAATGTTCAGAGAAGAATAAGGAGTTTATGTTAGGGTCCGATGGAGATGAAGAGTTTTATGCAGATTTTGAGAAGAAGAAAGGAGTGATAATGCTGCCTCCCTTCGCTGATCCGATTGGGTACCCCGGAGGGTACGAGTCTGCTGAGGCTAACCTGGCTGTCTGCCAAAACAACTTAAAGCTGTCGATAGAGGACTTTAAAGGCCAGCCGGAGCCACAGG ATGCCCCACAAAGCTCCATCTATCTCAAAGAAAATATTCAGCTGGGTTCAGAGAACATGCTCATCTGCCACTTCACACGATTTTTCCCTCCACCTGTTACTGTACGCTGGACCAAAAACAGTGTGGATGTGACGGAACAATCCACACTCAGCCGCTATTACCCGAATAAGGACAAAACCTACAACCAGTTCTCCCACCTGCCCTTCACTCCACAGGAAGGAGACGTTTACAGCTGCACGGTGGAGCACAAGGCCCTGGAGACACCCGGCACCAAGACATGGG aggtggATGTTGAGCTTCTCAGTGTGGGTCCCTCTGTGGTCTGTGGAGTGGGTCTGGCTGTCGGACTGCTCGGAGTCGCTACTGGAACTTTCTTCCTTGTCAAAGGAAACAGATGTAACTGA